In the Juglans microcarpa x Juglans regia isolate MS1-56 chromosome 6D, Jm3101_v1.0, whole genome shotgun sequence genome, one interval contains:
- the LOC121234303 gene encoding uncharacterized protein LOC121234303 isoform X2, which yields MIDGEGTRGAPAKAASADLSDSFPQPKSDSGGDASPVSPSPSRYSSCGESEFERYCSANSVMGTPSMCSTISVFNDCVESELFGSMRSDSGLENFSLGGRFDRNQEDPRLSGLGDEDSGDRNVEFCEVNMVDEEARVKSGASRTLELYDTGELDISHEMIALGVASGSVVGFNDDSVEVGRSEDDDEDSIGSREDGKLGVFQGSVEGNLYRDRVGVGSSSRSVGEGDCSCYDGSSLLPDFQFDGRATEREEEGTSSRYEHSEGEDSMYNYGTDDECKDDLFVQRNMHHVREAKVENENPLLMNSSVAFGSEDWDDFEQEMEGGTQVSFTLDAVQDQKENIPKVEGNLQNSNYELFVRVPSTDQMNQGQVVADMPLAKKQDEGDYALDNDIDICSLTPNEASNLSEAEQIEDVRDHVETSYQVQGVDELGGYTKNTSVILTGSSNLNEPDQDLRDTTVTNNQVRAADESECFASTVLQMELEQPAQEVPVEMALNIVDGGMERGHHFTKTDEVIGIDDRQILENRDLGNSKENLELFDITTNQCGSHSTVSPKNINTELFEDHKNMLMSSVSENKMKIVSNPPVSADLSDGRPTSLQADNLDINEFYDEVVHEMEEILLDSGKTPEARFSHDNTMFQSQLSLPLRDGGSTASTSGIDDSCPHIHHSVRIDGVEVVGARQKKGDISFSERLVGVKEYTVYKIRVWSGKDQWEVERRYRDFFTLYRQLKTLFADQGWILPSPWSSVEKESRKIFGNASPNVISERSVLIQDCLRSVLHSRLFSRTPSALALFLSSQDSFPSSPLSNTPVPQSTSFARREDTENISTLGETISLIVEIHPYKSMKQMLEAQHYTCAGCHKHFDDGKTLMRDFVQTFGWGKPRLCEYSGQLYCSSCHTNETAVLPARVLHHWDFTLYPVSQLAKSYLDSIHDQPMLCVSAVNPFLFSKIPALLHVMAIRKKIGTMLPYVRCPFRRTINKGLGSRRYLLESNDFFALRDLIDLSRGAFAGVCLYCFWINVVWKHSLRNKCPCNP from the exons ATGATCGATGGGGAGGGGACTCGTGGGGCCCCTGCCAAGGCTGCCTCTGCTGACCTATCCGATTCTTTCCCCCAACCGAAATCGGACAGTGGAGGCGATGCCTCACCCGTATCTCCATCTCCGTCGCGGTATTCGTCATGTGGAGAGTCGGAGTTCGAGCGCTATTGCAGCGCCAACTCGGTAATGGGTACCCCGAGCATGTGTAGCACAATCTCCGTGTTTAATGACTGCGTGGAGTCGGAGTTGTTTGGGTCTATGAGGAGTGATAGTGGTTTAGAGAATTTTAGTTTGGGAGGGAGGTTTGATAGGAATCAAGAGGACCCAAGACTTTCTGGTCTCGGTGATGAAGATTCAGGAGATAGAAATGTTGAATTTTGCGAAGTAAATATGGTAGATGAAGAGGCGAGGGTAAAGAGCGGAGCTAGTAGGACGTTGGAATTGTATGATACTGGGGAACTTGACATTTCACACGAAATGATAGCTTTGGGGGTTGCAAGTGGGTCAGTTGTGGGGTTCAATGATGATTCGGTTGAAGTTGGACGAAGTGAAGACGATGATGAAGATTCTATAGGGTCCAGAGAAGATGGTAAGTTAGGAGTATTTCAGGGTAGCGTTGAAGGGAACCTGTATAGGGACAGAGTTGGAGTAGGTTCTTCATCTAGGTCTGTTGGTGAAGGGGATTGTAGTTGCTATGATGGGTCGAGTTTGCTACCTGATTTTCAGTTTGATGGAAGGGCTACAGAGAGGGAGGAAGAGGGAACATCATCAAGATATGAGCATTCAGAGGGTGAAGATTCGATGTATAATTATGGTACAGATGATGAGTGTAAGGATGATTTGTTTGTTCAGAGAAACATGCATCATGTTCGGGAAGCAAAAGTGGAGAATGAAAATCCATTGCTCATGAACTCATCTGTGGCATTTGGTTCTGAAGATTGGGATGATTTCGAGCAAGAAATGGAGGGAGGTACACAGGTTTCTTTCACACTGGATGCAGTTCAGGACCAGAAAGAAAATATACCTAAAGTCGAGGGAAACCTTCAGAACTCAAATTATGAGTTATTCGTCAGGGTTCCAAGTACTGATCAAATGAACCAAGGACAAGTTGTGGCAGACATGCCTTTGGCCAAGAAACAAGATGAAGGTGATTATGCATTGGATAATGATATTGATATCTGTTCTCTGACCCCAAATGAGGCTTCAAATTTGTCTGAAGCAGAACAAATAGAAGATGTGAGGGACCATGTTGAAACCAGTTATCAAGTTCAAGGTGTTGACGAATTGGGTGGATATACGAAAAATACTTCTGTGATTCTTACTGGTTCTTCCAATCTCAATGAACCAGATCAAGATCTGAGAGACACTACTGTTACCAACAATCAAGTTCGAGCGGCTGACGAATCTGAATGTTTTGCAAGCACTGTCTTACAAATGGAGCTGGAGCAACCTGCACAAGAAGTACCTGTGGAGATGGCTTTGAACATTGTGGATGGTGGCATGGAAAGGGGGCATCACTTTACTAAAACTGATGAAGTTATTGGCATTGACGACCgccaaattttagaaaatcGAGATTTGGggaattcaaaagaaaatttggaGCTCTTTGATATCACAACTAATCAATGTGGTTCCCACTCAACTGTATCCCCTAAAAACATAAACACCGAATTATTTGAAGATCACAAGAATATGTTAATGTCATCAGTGTCtgaaaataagatgaagataGTTTCCAATCCTCCTGTTTCGGCTGATCTTTCTGATGGTCGTCCCACATCACTTCAG GCAGACAATCTTGATATAAATGAATTCTATGATGAGGTTGTTCATGAAATGGAAGAAATCTTACTCGACTCTGGCAAGACTCCTGAGGCTAGATTCTCTCATGATAATACGATGTTTCAGTCACAGCTGTCTCTACCTTTAAGAGATGGCGGGTCAACTGCTTCTACTTCTGGTATAGATGATTCTTGCCCACACATTCATCACTCAGTGAGAATTGATGGGGTTGAAGTGGTTGGTGCAAGACAGAAGAAGGGGGATATCTCCTTTAGTGAAAGACTGGTTGGAGTGAAGGAATACACCGTGTATAAAATAAGAGTGTGGAGTGGCAAGGATCAATGGGAGGTTGAACGACGATACCGTGATTTTTTTACTCTATATCGTCAATTGAAAACATTATTTGCTGATCAAGGCTGGATTCTACCTTCTCCCTGGTCTTCTGTAGAAAAGGAATCCAGAAAGATTTTTGGGAATGCATCTCCTAATGTTATATCAGAGAGAAGTGTTCTTATTCAAGATTGTTTACGTTCAGTTCTCCATTCCAGGTTATTTTCCCGTACCCCAAGTGCATTGGCTTTGTTTTTGTCCTCACAAGATTCATTTCCTAGCTCTCCCCTGTCAAATACGCCGGTGCCCCAGTCTACATCTTTTGCTAGAAGGGAAGACACAGAAAACATTTCCACATTAGGGGAGACGATATCACTTATTGTTGAAATTCATCCCTACAAATCTATGAAACAGATGCTAGAAGCACAACATTATACATGTGCTGGATGTCACAAACATTTTGATGATGGGAAGACTCTGATGAGAGACTTTGTACAGACATTTGGTTGGGGCAAGCCTCGACTTTGTGAATACAGTGGTCAATTATATTGCTCTTCATGCCATACAAATGAGACTGCAGTCTTACCTGCCAGAGTTTTGCATCATTGGGATTTTACCCTATATCCAGTTTCTCAATTGGCTAAATCGTATCTGGATTCTATTCACGATCAG